The Pyrenophora tritici-repentis strain M4 chromosome Unknown M4_contig_00035, whole genome shotgun sequence region GCGCGGAAAGTGACCGCACCGAAGAACTCAGCGCGCAATCAGTATTGCTCGTGACAGCAACCCCGCAACCCCGCGGCTGAGACGGCGACAACTCGTCCCCCATCTTCGGTCACAGACCCGCATCAGGATAGCTCGCGCGCCGCCAACTGGGACTTTGAGGCTCTGTTATACGACTGCGGAGTGGAACTCAATTGTCATTGGCCCTTGTACGCGCGCGATACAAGCTATTGTGCTGACAGCGGAAGGCGTGTTGTGCTAGAAGCCCATCATCGAAGGACGTTGCCAGTACCGCGTCGCGATTGAGAGTATCGCGATTGCACTGGAACGATTGCGACGGTATCGCATCACCTTGGTGACTGGTAGACGGTTTGGCTCACCGCTTTACTTCGAGCAAGGAGTCAGGAGTGTGACAGCAAATAATCAGCTGTGCTCCCCGCCCACATTTGACGCACTCTCTCACAATCATAACCACTCTCTTTCTCCACCTACATTAACCACACCCAACACCTTAAATGTTTAGAACTATCAACGCCATTAGCGACAACGTCTCTACCGGCGGCCGCCACCCCGCCGATCTAGCGACATGCAGCCTCCTCCACAGCCCAGCGTGACTGACTTCCCTATTGGCCGCAAGAAGCGCAAAGACAAAGCGCCGCGACCCCCGCAGCCAAGACTCCAGCCGCGAGCGACCTAAGGATACTGCATCCGACACCCAACAAACTATTAGCCAAGGCCCCGCTCCTAAGCATGAGCCTGTTCGTCGATCCGAACCAGGCCGTCGAAGCACCTTCGGCTACCCCGCACTTCCAGTTACAGAAGGAGACAGCCAAGAGCCCACAATGGTACCACACGACCCTGCCGACATCTACGATGTTATAGTTGGCAGTTGTCGACTCCAATCCCTCAGAAACAAGAACGTCTTGTCTGCCAAGATTACTCACTCTGAGTTCACGTTCATCACTATTGTACAAAACGAGACTGAGGATGAATTTGAGCTGTACCTAGGCCGAGAATCTCCCCTGGAAGAATTCCAAGTCCCCGTCTGCACTGACGACGACTTATTGGAGCTAGCCACTTCAAACACCGCGTTCCTGCGCTCTCTAGCTATTGAGCTCATGAAGTTCGCCGCTGCTTGCGCTCCTATCCTGGACGCGAACATCGATGCAATAACCAAGGAAGCTCACGAAGCCGCTGTTAACCGCTTACGCCTTCGCATCACTAAGGCTGAAGCTAAGCTTAGCTGGTACGAGAAGGAAGTCTCAAAGCTGACTGAGACTATTGAGACTACTAATGCTGAGTTGGAACACACCAACCGAGAGCGTAATGAGCTTAAGCTAGAGGTCGAGCGCTTTTATCGTCCTTCATCCTCCAAGACCGCCGGTTGCACTAACCCTACTCACCAAGACTGGTATGAGGACTGGAAACACGAAGAAGCGCAGTCCATTAAGTTCCACGGCCTGTACGAGGAGTTCTTCAGGAAGCACCAGGAAGAGCGCGCCCGCGCAGACCGCTATCACCAGCAGCGCGCAGAACGCGACGCCGACTACGAAGATGTGGTCGCCCAGAACTGCGCACTTGAAGAACAACTTGTCCAAGCTACTGAGAATACCCGCAAGCTAGAGACCTCTCTAACTCAGCAACAGCGTGAGTACAATGACGTTGTTGCGCGCCTTCAGCGATATGATCATAACTTCCGCCCGTACACcttgcagcgtcgcgagGACCGCGGTCGTAACAGTCATCTATCTACTCAGCGCAACCGACGACACGAGTCACCTGAGCGCCGTACAGATCGCCGCACTGCATCACCTAACCCGTATCCTAGCCGACAAGCCACTCCTGTTGTTACTCGGCCTGCGCCTCGCCCTCGCGGCGACTCTCACTCAAGATCGCGCTCCCGCTCCCGCCGAGATCGCGCGAATCCGTTGAACCAAGATCCTCACCGATATATCCCTCCTCCATACAACGGCCAGCAATCAGTACAACAGGCAGCGTCCACAGTTGGAGGTCTAAGCCTTTCCTTTAAGCTCCCGACATTGAAGTCTGGAAAGGCAACGATGATACCAAGAACTACGACAAGTGGCGTCGGTCAGCCATCCAGAAGTGCGAATCTCTGCCTGAAGACAAGCAATTGGCCTACTTGGAGATGAAGGTGGACGGCGCAGCATGGCAATATATTGACGATCTCAAGTTCGAACACTACTTGGACCTTCTTGAAGGACTGGACCCATACTACGCGCGCTCTACCTACGAGAAGGTCTCAGAAGCACAGTCGCAACTCGCTGATGGCTCTCTCAAGATGGGATCGTCTGAATCCTTTGCAGATTGGCGTGGGCGCTTTATGAGCGTGTGTCGCCTAGTGAAGCTTCCAGACAGCGCCATGATTGGCTACGCTCGCGCTTTCCTGCGACCTGgcctcgccgccgccgcctcaCACGCCTTTGACGATGAGCAAGAGAATGCTCTTGTCAAGTTCCTTGACGCCGCCCGCAAGTCTGATCTAACACAGAAACAGATTAATCAAGGCAAGACCGCTGCTGACAAACCTCGCACCAAGCCGCGCACGCGCTCCCCAAATGATCGTAATCCTGCACGAAAGGCTCGCTCTGGCCGAGGACAACATCGCGAAGCTACTACGACGCGCACAGAGTGGCAGAAGGACGCAATGGCTAAGGCTAAGGTCTGCTTCCGTTGTGGCGAGACTGGTCACCAGGCGCGCGATAAGAAGGGTTGCGCAATCTTAGACTGGGACCAAATCAAGCCTAAGCTTAGTAGTATGCATCTCTATGCTATGGGAGCGGACTTCGAcgccgaagacgacgacTCTAATGCTTCCACTGAAGAGGAGCCTGAGTTGGACGACATGGGCGAGCCAGTTTCGGAAAACTAGACGCTCCTGATAACAGTCGCATTCAGGAGCTAGACTGGCGCAAGGACATACAACAGAACCGCGAGACGCGAGAAAACCATAACCGTCTCAAGGTCGCTGCCGCCAGGATACTATCTCCAGAAGTCGGAGATCAGGACAACTCACAAGACGTCCAAGACCACTACATCTCTGCGATCGCCGTTAAGGGCCATCTTCGATCTACTAAACAACTACGTTACGACTCCTACACCCTCACTTCTTCTAAGGAATGGAAAAAGACAACTACTCTTATCGACACAGGCGCTAGCGCTTCCTTTGTGAACAGGCGATGGGCTAAAGCCATGGGCCTGCCCATAATGTCTACCTCTTCACCTATCCAGCTTTCTCTCGCGGATGGGAAGGTTGTTGATACATTGAATGAAGCCGTGGAAATCCAAGTCAAACACGGCAGCCACTTATCACCAGTCGTGTGCTTCGTCGCTGACGTAGGAGACTTTGATCTTATCCTTGGTATGACTTGGCTGGAAGACCACGACCCCGGTCTCACCTTCTCACCGCGGAGCATGAAGTTCTCTTCTTCACATTGTACTTCATGTTGTCTCGACCACGGTCTCCCTGAGACAGTATACGGCGACGGCAAGACTCCATCACTTTCAGAATCTCGGCAAACCACGCCCGTGGGCGAGATCTGCATTATCACCGCCAAGGCCGCCTACCTCATGGCTGCGCACAACCCAGACGAAGCCATCTGGGTCGAACCACAAGACTGGGAGAAGCTTGCTGACCCTCCAGACGACAATAACGATTGCGATTTAGACTCCTTCAAACGCAACATCGCCCGCCTCGCCGCCGTCACACAAGAGGACTACGACCACTATATGAACAAGATGGAGAGTCCACATATGACGGAAGCGGAGATCCGCAAACTGGTGCCAGACTGGTTGTACAGCAAGATGCCAGACTTGTTCAGTCCTATACAAGCAGGGAAGTTGGCACCTCATCGCGAAGGCGTTGACCATGAGATTGACACCGACGGACGCATTCACAAGCCTAAGATCTATGGGCTCACACGAACGGAGACCAGGGCCATCAAGGCCTACATCGACGACATGCTCGGACGCGGATTCATCCGACCGTCCACATCTCCGTACGCGTCACCTGTCTTAGTTGTCAAGAAACCAGGTGGCGGACTTCGCATCTGCGTTGACTACCGTCAGCTCAACgccatcaccaagaagaacCGCAACGCTCCACCCTCCATCAAGGAAACGCTGGCCCGCATGGCCAAGGTACGATGGATGACGATTGTCGACGTTGTGGCTGCATTCAACACTGTTCGGATCAAAGAAGGCGATGAAGAAAAGACAGCCTTTCTCACTCGGTATGGGCTATACGAATACGTTGTCATGCCCTTCGGCCTCTGCAATGCGCCTGGCACTTTCCAGACCTTTATCAATGAGACACTCCGCGAGTACCTTGACGATATCTGTACAGCTTACCTCGACGACGTCCTTATATACACCTgcgacgatgacgagtcAGTTCATGAAGCCGACGTCATCAAGGTCCTCTCTAAGATACGCGACGCTGGCCTCCATCTTGATCCCACGAAGTGCAAATTCAAGGTCAAGAAAGTGAAGTACCTAGGCCTCATCCTCACTACAGAGGGCATCGAAATGGATCCAAAAAAGGTCTCCACTATACTAGACTGGCAAATACCGCGCTCAGTCAAAGACGTCCAGTCTTTCCTTGGTTTCGCCAACTTCTACCGTCGCTTCATCAAAGGCTTCTCCTACATCGCAAAAGCCTTGACAGAACTCACGCGCAAGGATGGCGAAGGCAAGGACCAGAGACATCAGTTCCCgctcatcgctgatagcaAAGCTATACAAGCTTTCCATCGACTTAAGGACGCCTTTAAGACTGCAGGAGTCCTTGCACACTTCGATCCTGACCTAGAGACTTGGTTGGAAACCGATGCCTCAGATTTCGTTACTGCAGCTATCCTCTCTCAGAAGGACGCGACAGGAGTCCTCCGCCCAGTTGCTTTCCTATCGCACAAGATGAACCCTGCGGAATGCAATTATGAGATATACGACAAGGAACTCCTAGCTATTGTCAACGCCTTTG contains the following coding sequences:
- a CDS encoding PRP38-assoc domain containing protein, which gives rise to MVPHDPADIYDVIVGSCRLQSLRNKNVLSAKITHSEFTFITIVQNETEDEFELYLGRESPLEEFQVPVCTDDDLLELATSNTAFLRSLAIELMKFAAACAPILDANIDAITKEAHEAAVNRLRLRITKAEAKLSWYEKEVSKLTETIETTNAELEHTNRERNELKLEVERFYRPSSSKTAGCTNPTHQDWYEDWKHEEAQSIKFHGLYEEFFRKHQEERARADRYHQQRAERDADYEDVVAQNCALEEQLVQATENTRKLETSLTQQQREYNDVVARLQRYDHNFRPYTLQRREDRGRNSHLSTQRNRRHESPERRTDRRTASPNPYPSRQATPVVTRPAPRPRGDSHSRSRSRSRRDRANPLNQDPHRYIPPPYNGQQSVQQAASTVGVWKGNDDTKNYDKWRRSAIQKCESLPEDKQLAYLEMKVDGAAWQYIDDLKFEHYLDLLEGLDPYYARSTYEKVSEAQSQLADGSLKMGSSESFADWRGRFMSVCRLVKLPDSAMIGYARAFLRPGLAAAASHAFDDEQENALVKFLDAARKSDLTQKQINQGKTAADKPRTKPRTRSPNDRNPARKARSGRGQHREATTTRTEWQKDAMAKAKVCFRCGETGHQARDKKGCAILDWDQIKPKLSSMHLYAMGADFDAEDDDSNASTEEEPDRIQELDWRKDIQQNRETRENHNRLKVAAARILSPEVGDQDNSQDVQDHYISAIAVKGHLRSTKQLRYDSYTLTSSKEWKKTTTLIDTGASASFVNRRWAKAMGLPIMSTSSPIQLSLADGKVVDTLNEAVEIQVKHGSHLSPVVCFVADVGDFDLILGMTWLEDHDPGLTFSPRSMKFSSSHCTSCCLDHGLPETVYGDGKTPSLSESRQTTPVGEICIITAKAAYLMAAHNPDEAIWVEPQDWEKLADPPDDNNDCDLDSFKRNIARLAAVTQEDYDHYMNKMESPHMTEAEIRKLVPDWLYSKMPDLFSPIQAGKLAPHREGVDHEIDTDGRIHKPKIYGLTRTETRAIKAYIDDMLGRGFIRPSTSPYASPVLVVKKPGGGLRICVDYRQLNAITKKNRNAPPSIKETLARMAKVRWMTIVDVVAAFNTVRIKEGDEEKTAFLTRYGLYEYVVMPFGLCNAPGTFQTFINETLREYLDDICTAYLDDVLIYTCDDDESVHEADVIKVLSKIRDAGLHLDPTKCKFKVKKVKYLGLILTTEGIEMDPKKVSTILDWQIPRSVKDVQSFLGFANFYRRFIKGFSYIAKALTELTRKDGEGKDQRHQFPLIADSKAIQAFHRLKDAFKTAGVLAHFDPDLETWLETDASDFVTAAILSQKDATGVLRPVAFLSHKMNPAECNYEIYDKELLAIVNAFEQWRFELSGTDDPIMVLSDHQALQTFMTTKRLNRRQARWAEFMAEFNFIIKYRPGKQGTKPDALTRRPGDLPESPDDIRRRHQLQVVIKPDQVDPEARVCTINIAKDGGSRHAVYLANLITQRTLPDSIPAVAQMLYQLSEEDNISERSLCAADNVTISPITTPIAATSAPAIPNETPAAINVPAPPNNELTIDALLDNIKAAYKDDKVLQAIVKAKKDGLRRLPFKLIHGEEHLRLELGDCEITDELLYVRNKVYVPAGAVRTQVIEQAHKSVCGGHSGKHELYSKLSRWYYWPRMTTDVAQYVRACLTCKRSKAYREGKHGLLHPLPIPSKYWSSISIDFITHLPPCRHNGQTFTDILVVVDRLTKKKKFIPMASMTTDALVVAFIEYIWREEGFPEEIISDRGAQFVSYFWKRLCQRLGVRPKFSTAHHPQTDGQTENANSYLKQYLRAYHQQHNWQVAFLRD